The Mercurialis annua linkage group LG8, ddMerAnnu1.2, whole genome shotgun sequence genome window below encodes:
- the LOC126660015 gene encoding tetraspanin-6 isoform X1 — translation MYRFSNTVIGFLNLFTLLASIPIIGGGLWMAKSTTTCENFLQTPLLVIGFVVLIISLAGFIGACFHVAWALWVYLVVMLFLIATLMGLTIFGFIVTGQGGVVDVPGRAYKEYKLENYSPWLRDRVKDVEYWRTIRSCIMGSKTCDKLGSWTPLDYMEKDMSPIQLNPSCYICVSPMQSGCCKPPTTCNYNMATLVPQDPDCYRWNNSPTLLCYECDSCKAGVLEDVRRDWHKLSVLNIVMLVLLIGIYSIGCCAFRNTRRAQTDYPYGENRMTKVRPRWDYYWWRWIHDMKERLY, via the exons atgtataggTTTAGCAACACAGTAATAGGTTTCTTGAATCTTTTTACACTCTTAGCCTCAATACCAATAATTGGAGGTGGATTATGGATGGCAAAAAGCACAACAACTTGTGAAAATTTTCTCCAAACTCCACTCCTAGTCATAGGTTTTGTTGTTCTTATAATTTCTTTAGCTGGTTTTATTGGAGCCTGTTTTCATGTAGCATGGGCACTTTGGGTATACTTAGTGGTTATGTTATTTCTAATTGCAACCCTAATGGGGTTAACTATTTTTGGGTTCATAGTGACTGGCCAAGGTGGTGTGGTTGATGTTCCTGGTAGGGCTTATAAAGAGTATAAACTTGAGAATTATTCACCTTGGTTGAGAGATAGGGTTAAAGATGTTGAGTATTGGAGAACTATTAGGAGTTGTATTATGGGTTCTAAGACTTGTGATAAACTTGGTTCTTGGACTCCTCTTGATTACATGGAGAAAGATATGTCTCCCATTCAg TTGAATCCGAGCTGTTACATATGCGTTTCTCCGATGCAGTCAGGATGCTGCAAGCCACCAACAACATGTAACTATAACATGGCAACATTAGTACCTCAAGATCCAGATTGCTATAGATGGAACAATTCACCAACTTTGCTATGTTATGAGTGTGATTCTTGCAAGGCTGGTGTGCTTGAAGATGTGCGAAGGGATTGGCACAAACTTTCTGTTCTCAACATAGTCATGCTTGTGCTTCTCATTGGGATCTATTCAATAGGATGCTGTGCTTTCAGAAATACTAGAAGGGCTCAAACTGATTATCCTTATGGTGAAAATAGGATGACCAAAGTTAGACCTAGATGGGATTATTATTG GTGGAGATGGATACATGACATGAAAGAACGGCTTTACTAG
- the LOC126660015 gene encoding tetraspanin-6 isoform X2 yields MYRFSNTVIGFLNLFTLLASIPIIGGGLWMAKSTTTCENFLQTPLLVIGFVVLIISLAGFIGACFHVAWALWVYLVVMLFLIATLMGLTIFGFIVTGQGGVVDVPGRAYKEYKLENYSPWLRDRVKDVEYWRTIRSCIMGSKTCDKLGSWTPLDYMEKDMSPIQSGCCKPPTTCNYNMATLVPQDPDCYRWNNSPTLLCYECDSCKAGVLEDVRRDWHKLSVLNIVMLVLLIGIYSIGCCAFRNTRRAQTDYPYGENRMTKVRPRWDYYWWRWIHDMKERLY; encoded by the exons atgtataggTTTAGCAACACAGTAATAGGTTTCTTGAATCTTTTTACACTCTTAGCCTCAATACCAATAATTGGAGGTGGATTATGGATGGCAAAAAGCACAACAACTTGTGAAAATTTTCTCCAAACTCCACTCCTAGTCATAGGTTTTGTTGTTCTTATAATTTCTTTAGCTGGTTTTATTGGAGCCTGTTTTCATGTAGCATGGGCACTTTGGGTATACTTAGTGGTTATGTTATTTCTAATTGCAACCCTAATGGGGTTAACTATTTTTGGGTTCATAGTGACTGGCCAAGGTGGTGTGGTTGATGTTCCTGGTAGGGCTTATAAAGAGTATAAACTTGAGAATTATTCACCTTGGTTGAGAGATAGGGTTAAAGATGTTGAGTATTGGAGAACTATTAGGAGTTGTATTATGGGTTCTAAGACTTGTGATAAACTTGGTTCTTGGACTCCTCTTGATTACATGGAGAAAGATATGTCTCCCATTCAg TCAGGATGCTGCAAGCCACCAACAACATGTAACTATAACATGGCAACATTAGTACCTCAAGATCCAGATTGCTATAGATGGAACAATTCACCAACTTTGCTATGTTATGAGTGTGATTCTTGCAAGGCTGGTGTGCTTGAAGATGTGCGAAGGGATTGGCACAAACTTTCTGTTCTCAACATAGTCATGCTTGTGCTTCTCATTGGGATCTATTCAATAGGATGCTGTGCTTTCAGAAATACTAGAAGGGCTCAAACTGATTATCCTTATGGTGAAAATAGGATGACCAAAGTTAGACCTAGATGGGATTATTATTG GTGGAGATGGATACATGACATGAAAGAACGGCTTTACTAG
- the LOC126660011 gene encoding serine carboxypeptidase-like 28: protein MKIPTKSTFCSLIHALSLATFFLSPIFSKLLSKDQFQEQQRDRIIKLPGQPPNVYFHQYSGYITVDPSAGRALFYWLIEAPKMVRPESKPLVLWLNGGPGCSSVAYGASEEVGPFRVRPDGKTLYLNPYAWNKVANLLFLDSPAGVGFSYSNTSSDLYTVGDKRTAKDAYTFVINWLKRFPQYKHRPLYIAGESYAGHYIPELSQIIVQKNKGVKNPVINFQGFLLGNPLIDDHYDNIGTHEYWWNHGLISDSTYEELQKSCINDTFLFPKNECYNALDEAYSEFGNINPYSIYSPPCYQTPTPAHNLNSSLPWKFRGNDECVVMNTKIYMNLPEVQKALHANITHIPHPWVTCSSVIRGNWSDSPKSMLPIFKELIAAGIRIWVFSGDTDAVLPLTATRYSINELNLSINTNWYAWYDEHQQVGGWSQVYKGLTYVTVRGAGHEVPLTQPQLALFLFKQFLLNQPMPAAFWP from the exons ATGAAAATACCCACTAAGAGCACATTTTGCTCTCTCATTCATGCCTTGAGTTTAGctactttttttctttctcctattttttctaaattactCTCTAAGGACCAATTTCAAGAGCAACAAAGGGATAGGATCATCAAGCTACCAGGGCAACCACCAAATGTGTATTTTCACCAATATTCCGGCTACATTACTGTGGACCCGTCGGCAGGCCGGGCCCTGTTTTACTGGTTGATCGAGGCACCGAAGATGGTCCGGCCCGAGTCCAAGCCATTGGTCTTGTGGCTCAATGGTGGTCCTGGTTGCTCGTCTGTGGCCTATGGTGCTTCCGAAGAGGTTGGCCCGTTTCGAGTCCGCCCCGATGGGAAAACTCTCTATTTAAACCCTTATGCTTGGAACAAAG TGGCGAATTTGCTGTTTCTTGATTCTCCAGCAGGAGTTGGATTTTCTTATTCAAATACTTCATCAGATTTATATACAGTTGGTGACAAGAGAACTG CTAAAGATGCTTACACATTTGTGATAAACTGGTTAAAAAGGTTCCCTCAATACAAGCATAGGCCATTGTACATTGCTGGAGAAAGCTATGCag GCCATTACATCCCTGAATTGTCACAAATTATTGTACAGAAAAATAAGGGAGTCAAGAATCCTGTCATTAACTTTCAAGGTTTCTTG TTAGGGAATCCACTAATTGACGATCATTATGATAACATTGGGACACATGAATATTGGTGGAACCATGGATTGATATCAGATTCAACATATGAAGAATTGCAAAAATCATGCATAAATGACACCTTTTTATTTCCTAAAAATGAATGTTACAATGCTTTGGATGAAGCTTATTCTGAGTTTGGAAATATCAATCCTTATAGCATTTATAGCCCTCCTTGCTATCAAACTCCCACTCCTGCACACAATCTCAACTCTTCTTTG CCATGGAAATTCAGAGGGAATGATGAATGTGTGGTGAtgaatacaaaaatatatatgaatctTCCTGAGGTGCAAAAAGCTCTTCATGCCAATATTACTCATATTCCTCATCCTTGGGTTACTTGCAG TTCTGTAATTAGAGGTAATTGGAGCGATTCTCCTAAATCCATGTTGCCAATCTTCAAAGAACTAATAGCAGCTGGAATTAGAATATGGGTGTTCAG TGGTGATACAGATGCAGTTTTACCTTTGACTGCAACTAGATACTCCATTAATGAACTAAATCTCAGCATCAACACAAACTGGTACGCTTGGTATGATGAACATCAACAG GTTGGTGGATGGAGCCAAGTTTACAAGGGATTAACATATGTGACAGTGAGGGGAGCAGGGCATGAAGTTCCTTTGACGCAGCCTCAACTTGCTTTATTTCTATTTAAGCAATTTTTGCTGAATCAGCCTATGCCTGCTGCATTTTGGCCTTAG